From a single Hymenobacter sp. YIM 151500-1 genomic region:
- a CDS encoding glycoside hydrolase family 3 N-terminal domain-containing protein, with protein MLKDLRIRLLLLLLAVTGLVISSSAPRLPDDGTRPMSVAEQTWVDSVFNSLTPDQRLGQLFMVAAYSNKDRKHAQYIEFLVKNYNIGGLMFLQGGPRRQALLTNRYQAAAKVPLLVAMDAEWGLDMRLDSSMHFAKQMTLGAMDDDQYVYQMGREIALKMKALGVHVSFSPVVDVNSNPSNPVIGNRSFGENKEQVARRGIQYIRGLQDHGVLAVAKHFPGHGDTDVDSHVALPVINSDLARLTNVDLYPFQKSFEQGVMGVMVGHLYMPLFDTVRTLSATISRNLVTGLLKEKMGYRGLVFTDALNMKSVSNLYKAGELDALALAAGNDVLLFSEDVPVALVKIKEAIAAGQITQEDVDQRVRKMLRAKYWAGLNRYRPIDVPNLMTNLNRPLSRLVQQQIYEHATTVVKNDDDLLPFHRLDTLRIAAVTIGSEASTYREIMGKYQSGPVYAVPNRYALDSTFARIAGRLAPYNVVVVSLHNMNNTPTHNYGIGEGALKFLQELQANPRVKTVVVAFGNAYSLKHLEASRTLVCGYEDNYPAQLVVPQVLFGALPAKGRLPVTVSETLKAGQGLPTPDFRRLRYGTPEAVNLDSRILAQIDNVALESVAYAAAPGCQVLVAKDGMVVFDKSYGYCTYDKSQPVNSSTLYDLASVTKVAGTLQAIMYLKDQGRINLDDKVAAYLTELKQTNKRDMTVRDVLLHQAGLKPGIPTWERTITKASPKPTFYASTASPEFPRPVTPELYSIRTADDSVWTWVQRSGLLPKVKGKYPVEYSDLSFIILKRLAEKVLKEPLDAFLQKNFYQPLGLGTMTYNPLTRFPKSCIAPTENDTYFRRTQLQGTVHDQSAAMVGGVGGHAGLFSNANDLAVLMQMNLQNGRYGGHRFYQTPVVTEFARSTEAGNRRGLGWDRGDPSKPEGPTSNLSPASTFGHTGFTGTCVWMDPENKILYIFLSNRVYPDAGNNKLRQYNIRTRIHDVIYKSLQKT; from the coding sequence ATGCTCAAAGACTTGCGGATTAGACTCCTTCTGCTGCTGTTGGCCGTTACGGGTCTAGTCATTTCCTCGTCGGCGCCGCGCCTGCCCGACGACGGCACCCGGCCCATGTCGGTGGCGGAGCAAACCTGGGTGGACAGCGTATTCAACTCCCTGACGCCCGACCAGCGCCTGGGTCAGCTGTTTATGGTGGCGGCCTACTCCAACAAGGACCGTAAGCACGCGCAGTACATCGAGTTCCTGGTCAAGAACTACAACATCGGGGGGCTGATGTTTTTGCAGGGTGGCCCGCGCCGGCAGGCCTTGCTCACCAACCGCTACCAAGCGGCTGCCAAGGTGCCCCTGCTCGTGGCCATGGACGCCGAGTGGGGCCTCGATATGCGCCTCGACTCGTCCATGCACTTTGCCAAGCAGATGACGCTGGGCGCCATGGACGACGACCAGTACGTGTACCAGATGGGCCGCGAAATAGCCCTGAAGATGAAGGCCTTGGGCGTGCACGTGAGCTTTTCGCCGGTCGTGGATGTCAACTCCAACCCCAGCAATCCGGTTATCGGCAACCGCTCCTTCGGTGAAAACAAGGAGCAGGTGGCCCGGCGCGGTATTCAGTACATCCGCGGCTTGCAGGACCACGGCGTGCTGGCCGTAGCCAAGCACTTCCCCGGTCACGGCGACACTGATGTGGACTCCCACGTAGCCCTGCCAGTTATCAACTCCGACCTGGCCCGCCTGACCAACGTGGACCTGTACCCGTTCCAGAAATCGTTTGAGCAGGGCGTGATGGGCGTGATGGTGGGCCACTTGTATATGCCCTTGTTCGACACGGTGCGTACCTTATCGGCTACCATTTCCCGGAACCTGGTAACGGGCCTGCTCAAGGAGAAGATGGGCTACCGGGGCCTGGTGTTCACCGACGCGCTGAATATGAAAAGCGTGTCGAACCTGTACAAGGCCGGGGAGCTGGACGCCTTGGCCCTGGCCGCTGGCAACGACGTGCTCCTGTTTTCGGAAGACGTGCCCGTGGCCCTGGTGAAGATCAAGGAAGCCATTGCCGCCGGGCAGATTACCCAGGAAGACGTGGACCAACGGGTGCGTAAGATGCTGCGGGCCAAGTACTGGGCCGGCCTCAACCGCTACCGCCCCATCGACGTGCCCAACCTGATGACCAACCTGAACCGGCCCCTGAGCCGGCTGGTGCAGCAGCAGATTTACGAGCACGCCACCACCGTCGTCAAAAATGACGACGACCTGTTGCCCTTCCACCGCCTCGACACGCTGCGCATTGCGGCCGTCACCATCGGGTCGGAGGCCTCGACCTACCGCGAGATTATGGGCAAGTACCAGAGCGGCCCGGTGTACGCCGTGCCCAACCGCTACGCCCTCGACTCGACCTTTGCCCGCATTGCCGGCCGCCTGGCGCCCTACAATGTGGTGGTGGTGAGTTTGCACAACATGAACAACACGCCCACCCACAACTACGGCATCGGGGAAGGGGCGCTGAAGTTTCTGCAAGAGCTGCAAGCCAACCCGCGCGTCAAAACCGTGGTGGTGGCTTTCGGTAATGCCTACTCGCTCAAGCACCTGGAAGCCAGCCGCACGCTGGTGTGCGGCTACGAAGACAACTACCCCGCCCAGCTGGTGGTGCCCCAGGTGCTATTTGGGGCCCTGCCCGCCAAGGGCCGCCTGCCGGTCACGGTGTCCGAAACCCTCAAAGCCGGCCAGGGCCTGCCCACCCCCGACTTCCGCCGCCTACGCTACGGCACGCCAGAGGCCGTAAACCTCGACTCCCGCATCTTGGCCCAGATTGACAACGTGGCCCTGGAGTCGGTGGCTTACGCGGCGGCGCCGGGCTGCCAGGTGCTGGTAGCCAAGGACGGCATGGTGGTGTTCGACAAAAGCTACGGCTACTGCACCTACGACAAGTCGCAGCCCGTCAACAGCAGCACGCTCTACGACCTGGCGTCGGTGACGAAGGTGGCCGGCACCTTGCAGGCCATCATGTATCTGAAAGACCAGGGCCGCATCAACCTCGACGATAAAGTAGCGGCCTACCTCACGGAGCTGAAGCAAACCAACAAGCGCGACATGACCGTGCGCGACGTGCTGCTGCACCAGGCTGGCCTCAAGCCGGGCATTCCCACCTGGGAGCGAACCATCACCAAGGCCAGTCCCAAGCCCACGTTCTACGCCAGCACGGCTTCGCCCGAGTTTCCGCGCCCCGTGACGCCCGAGCTGTACAGCATCCGCACCGCCGACGACTCGGTGTGGACCTGGGTGCAGCGCTCGGGCCTGCTGCCCAAGGTGAAGGGCAAGTATCCGGTAGAGTATTCTGACCTGAGCTTTATTATTCTGAAGCGCTTGGCTGAAAAGGTGCTCAAGGAGCCGCTGGATGCGTTTTTGCAGAAGAATTTCTATCAGCCCCTGGGCCTGGGCACCATGACTTACAACCCGCTCACGCGGTTCCCGAAGTCGTGCATTGCCCCTACCGAGAACGACACCTACTTCCGGCGCACCCAGCTGCAAGGCACCGTGCACGACCAGTCAGCGGCCATGGTGGGCGGCGTGGGCGGGCACGCGGGCCTGTTCTCGAATGCCAACGACCTGGCCGTGCTGATGCAGATGAACCTGCAAAATGGCCGCTACGGCGGGCACCGCTTCTACCAGACGCCCGTAGTGACGGAGTTTGCCCGCAGCACCGAGGCCGGCA